A region of the Candidatus Methylomirabilis oxygeniifera genome:
CTTCGGTGGAACGATTCAGTAGCCAGGCTCGGAATCCCAACGTCATTGCTTTCTGCAGGAATCTTTGATCAACGTCGTTATGAGAGGCTCTGAGAAAAGCCTTATATGCTCGGCACAACATCCGGTCACCGTGAGGCAGCCGAGATTGCTCTAGCGCGCGACTGATGACCTGGTCCCCAGCCAGCATGATGCCATTTACATGGGTTAGGCCTCGCAATATGAACGGGCGCCAAATCACGACGATTTCCAAGTTGGTCAGGAACTCTAGTGATATAAGTGTCTGTACGGAGGTGTTTCGAGTGGTCAAAATCTTCGTGATATCGCTAAATCTTGGTACGATAACGAACAGATCGTAGTCACTGGCCATTCGGAGGCCATCTTGTCCCAACTGCCCTTCGCCGTACGCGAGACTTCCGGAGAGGACGACTGACGCACGGGGTACAGTATCCAGCAGGATCTCGGTAATTGTTTCCAGCTCGATCCGAATCCGAGCGTGGGACTGCGGACTCTCATCAAGGCAAAATCGGTGACGATCGTCCAGAAGAAGCATTATCTAGTTACCTGCCATTTTACTCGATTGAAACGATTGACTGCGTACGGTGTCGGCATGCCACGGACATCGGCTCCGCTCCCACTCGGATGCAAATGCCCCAATAGTGGCGCAACGAACCGGGGCGACCGCGCTCACGGTATCAAGGAACCGTGCGAGTCGCTCCGTTCGAACGGATCCGCGATCATGCCCAAACGGACTCGGGAACCCTTCTACGAACTCCCACGGATGTACCAGCAAGACCAGGGTGATGGGGACGCTCGCAAGCGCGCTTACCGCAATGAGGTCTTGCAGGACTGACTGTGTTCGTGTTGTTTGTTGTATGAAACGATATGGGTGGTGTGATCGAAGGGATGGTCGAGGCTCTACAGAGACGGGTATCTCGATAAGTCGGTGTTGCGGAAGAGTGTCCCGTAGCCGAGTCAGAGGTCTGCCCGGATTACGGTGCGCCGGGGTTGATAGATACCCGAAAAGTTGATTCGGAAGCGAGGAGTCAACAAGAAATCCTGCATTTGTTACTGCTGCAGCACTCTGCGAATCAATGTGAAGGAAAGGAGCGCGGAAGGCGCGTATCGGGACGCCCACGAGGTCCTCAAGCATCTCTTTCGCCTTCCGAACCGTGTCCTCTTTCTCCGTCCTCCCATAAACGGTTGGAGGGCGAGGAATCGTGTCATCGATCCGGTAAGGGCCCCCATAACTCTCATGTGCCAGGCCGTGACACCCTATCTCATGCCCGCGTCGCGCCACCTCAAGCACCGTGTCGCCAGCCAAACGGGCCAGGATACCTTCGGTGAAGAAGGTCCCGCGGACTCCATGAGCGTCCAGGAGATTCAAGAGAGATGGGAGGCCCTCCTCAATGCCGCGGAGAGTTCGCGTATCCCAGGAACCTGCCTCCCAAGGAGGAT
Encoded here:
- a CDS encoding protein of unknown function (Evidence 5 : No homology to any previously reported sequences) — its product is MLLLDDRHRFCLDESPQSHARIRIELETITEILLDTVPRASVVLSGSLAYGEGQLGQDGLRMASDYDLFVIVPRFSDITKILTTRNTSVQTLISLEFLTNLEIVVIWRPFILRGLTHVNGIMLAGDQVISRALEQSRLPHGDRMLCRAYKAFLRASHNDVDQRFLQKAMTLGFRAWLLNRSTEGGESWHYQDIYSFQGNLTGLCRHTGTLLEPWRELIEWTLLVGLGRSSSPRERVHLKTVLAFLDWVHKTISISHFCWGGFLYAVFQMRRSRSFTWPHRFLSTYLALAGSLAEVCATDGTLPIPIGIIRGIERLGGTAYPRKASLSQRDWAISEMIALADANPHKIVIPKRRRCVRNLTHHP
- a CDS encoding protein of unknown function (Evidence 5 : No homology to any previously reported sequences), encoding MRSLNVRLREIKRNLRALTIWQPYGNAYVNPHWWLQLLRGCFIRTHTSKKPSGQETISLIFTCDLELDPPWEAGSWDTRTLRGIEEGLPSLLNLLDAHGVRGTFFTEGILARLAGDTVLEVARRGHEIGCHGLAHESYGGPYRIDDTIPRPPTVYGRTEKEDTVRKAKEMLEDLVGVPIRAFRAPFLHIDSQSAAAVTNAGFLVDSSLPNQLFGYLSTPAHRNPGRPLTRLRDTLPQHRLIEIPVSVEPRPSLRSHHPYRFIQQTTRTQSVLQDLIAVSALASVPITLVLLVHPWEFVEGFPSPFGHDRGSVRTERLARFLDTVSAVAPVRCATIGAFASEWERSRCPWHADTVRSQSFQSSKMAGN